The region ttctccttatcacactatcaaactgtcatacattgatacaaaaacaatagcgGGTGCCTCGGATGTAGATGCATGCTATGttttattagtttgtttttgtctgtgaaagttagacacattgtatatgttaatatgactaactttcacagaaataaacaaactgataagaacatgGCCTGAACTTACATCAGAGCCACccaatgttattttgtatcaatatatgtctacttgatagtgtgataaggagaaaaCTTTTCAGCACCTTCAAAGTCAATTTTAATAGTCTACTACGGATAAAACTATGTTCTGATCAACAGCATTTCTAGACAAGTAGTGCAAGGtttgtatttataaatacaGCTGTAGGAGTATATCCCTTAAATCATGAACCTGAGTTGGTACCATCATCactaatctgattaaaatctgatgtggtgaaagcgtctaaatgctttatttatcactatttccatcgttttgtgtcacTTGTTTTGTTCAAAGCGATTGCCGCAGTGATCactcagaacaaaacaaatgacacaaaatgatggaaatagaggtaaataaagcatttagccgctttcaccacatcagatttcaatcagattgcaTCATCACTTGCCAAATGACTTCCAAAACAAGAATTTATAATaatacttaatatatatatatatatttattgtgtatagACAATCACATACAGGTAATGATATTAACAGCACAGACCAGACAGAGAAACATATGCAACTAACAAGAGGGatattgataaatatgaattGGTCACGTTCTCAATGTCCACCCATCCATAGGTGGTAACATTGAGTATGTATtacttttatgaaaataattctTTTCATCATGGTGGAAATTCCATGGAAATTCTTCTGTccatcaaaattgaaattggCACTACCTTTGGTCTTTTCAAATATCATTGTACAGAAACAGTTCATTAAATTCTACACTATTTACATCCATAATATATACTTGACAGAATTGTCTAAACTATTCAAGTACAAATTTTACATTGTTCAAAGACAAGATTTAAGTACTTCCTTTCTAAAACATCGGGTGACTTTGACCATTACAACCCTTGGATATCTTCCAGTGGTATGTTGGCTATTAATCACAATGTACAGATAATACGCTCAACATGTCTACTTATCAGAGTATCCACTaataaaagattttaaaaaaagcatTTCTTgtgaatgaaaatgataaaaatgtgcATTTTCTTGCGAATTGGTACACTAAAAGGAATAGGGAAACATCAATGGATCACAGTAAATTGGTGAACATCAGAGAGGGGACTCTTCAAAGTGGCTTTGAGGGATTGTTACGATTACTGCTACTGGTATCTAAGGGTTACAAATTATCTTCTATGCTTGGTAGTCAGATTTTGCCAAGTGAtctgtttcagctacaatttctattgatttccatttgtCTAATAAACTACTGTCATACAAatctggtagtctagatacaatatttagtagtctctgtgccctggactactgttaatcTGGTAATCGAGATACAATGTTTATCAGTCTAAGtgcctggactactgctaatttggtagtctagatacaatatttagtagtctctgtgccctggactactgctaatctggtaatctagatacaatgtttatcAGTCTAAGTgcctagactactgctaatttggaagtctagatacaatgtttagtagtctctgtgccctggactactgctaatctggtaatctagatacaatgtttatcAGTCTAAGtgcctggactactgctaatttggtagtctagatacaatgtttagtagtctatgtgtcctagactactgctaatttggtagtccagatacaatgtttagtagtctatgtgtcctggactacttctaatttggtagtctagatacaatgtttagtagtctatgtgtcctgaactactgctaatttggtagtctagatacaatgtttagtagtctacaaatgcatgtgccctggactactgctaattcagtatctagatacaatgtttttaGTAGTCtctgtgccctggactactgctaatctggtaatctagatacaatgtttatcAGTCTAAGTGCCTGGACTACTGCTacttaatttggtagtctagataccaCATTTAGTATTCTAGTCTATGTGCCCTAAACTACTTTTAAATTTGAGCCCTGTATCTGGTATTTTGCATGTCATTAATGTCACGATTGATGATGATTTGAGTTGATCCATTTCACCAGTTCATGCAAACCTTGTCCACCCCTGGCACTGATCTCCAAAACTGAGATTGTCTGTTTGGCACAAGCAATAATTTCCTTCATACGGATCAGTGAGTCCAGTTCTACACGATTCACAGCACATGGCGAGTCCCTGCAAATAAAAAGTACCAACATATTTATTTGCTgctattgtatattttgaatttgcTCTCTCTTTTTAAAGTTGTGATGATTGAAATTTGGAAAGGCTGGCTAAAAAAATCGAGAAAACTATGGTTGATGTCTTTGTGCTgcctgaatggctaaagtccttggaccagatttgaaccatgattgtacCACCCTTGGAAACCATTTTgtataatagggaacttgcaatccagactgagcatgctcagacacaaaggactatgggattatctgtggttatcgtaatacctaatcagaagctaccgataaaataaacatcccacaatggtcagggtgactatgaactGATcgtttgtggttacaaacaatgtaacattattgttttaatacaatactatttgattagtatttattatcacatttcccatgatgcaacattcaacatggcaggtttgcaagttccctattggttaCCTGGTAAGACATGTGTTGCTTTATGATTGCTTCAACTTACAATGTATCCTATGAGAGGCTGCAATGGCATGCTCCACAATAAGTTGAAGATATACAAGGGGCTGTTGTAGGTccatgaagtacatgtacaccagtgtttttgtttaaattaGGGAACACTTGTAACAGAAAGGGGCCGGGAAATAGGGTAAAAATGGCATAGTTTCCTtgacattacattgtatatcataatATTGATGGGGGTaccttggtaaaatgacaggggaactcgggtagatttgaCCTgctactgcccttaacaaacacaatatacatacatgtacacatacatgtacatgcacatgtaacATTTTTATCACCACAACTGGCTGCACAGGCTAggaacaaaaataacaaaattccTGGTTCTCTGTAATGTTTATCTACTCTTTTCACTTCAGAGTCAAAATCAACTTGCACAGCATTCAATTTGCATCTTGACAATGAAAGGAAAAAAAGCCCAATAATAGTCGTGATTGTGTCAATTACGATGTATCTTTGACACTTACATCTTATTCAAAAGGACAAGTACAGGAACATCTTGTAGTTGTTCATGTGATAGTACAGTCAGAAGTTGTACACAAGATGATGCTACTTGACAAGGATTCGATATATCAAGCATGAACtgcaaaataaagaaaatcgtacttgaataacttccgtcatgaaagaaatgttttgttcatGAACTCACTAACTCACTAACTTTCTAATTCACTGCACATAATGGGGTAAACTGCACATAACTGGGTACACTGCACGTAATGGGGGTAAACTGCACATAATGGGGATAAACTGCACATAATGGGGTAAACTGCACAAAATGGGGTAAcctgcacatacatgtaatgggGGTAAACTGCACATAATGGGGTAAACTGCACATAATGGGGTAATCTGCACATAATGGGGATAAACTGCACATAATGGGGATAAACTGCACATAATGGGGTAAACTGCACATAATGGGGATAAACTGCACATAATGGGGATACACTGCACATAATGGGGATAAACTGCACATAATGGGGATAAACTGCACATGATGGGAATAAACTGCACATAATGGGGATAAAAATTACTGCACATAATGGGGATACACTGCACATAATGGGGTAATCTGCACATAATGGGGTAAACTGCACATAACTGGGTACACTGCACATAACTGGGTACACTGCACATTATTGGGTAAAACTGTACATAACTGGGTGCACTGCACATAATGGGGGTAAACTGCACATAATGGGGGTAAACTGCACATAATGGggtaaaactgtacataatgaCGGAAACATAAACTTTTATGTATCTTTTTATTACTGACATCCATATTTTCTAATATCTTAAAAATGTCATTGTTCACTGATCTACAGCGTATTCTAGTCAACAGTGTGTGATAGAATGACTTACCATAAGTAGTGTACAGTCTTTGTAGTAGTTATGCCATATTGGACCCATACATCCACCAAGTTCTCTGATCGTCACCTCATTCTTTTTGCCTACATTCACATTCACTAAATTAGTGCCAACCTGCAGTACAAACACATCATCCAAGgtcaaatgtatcaatattaaGTTTACTTTCATTACAAATGATACTGAGTTGGTGTTTTACtgatgtttttgacacaaagattgACGCATTTCTAAATTCAATGCCAGACTAACAACAACAGAGacagtaaaacacacacagcaggatcttTTACCCAATCACAACACACAAAGTAGGATCCTTCACCCAATCACAACACATCCAGCAGAACCATTTACCCAATCACAACACACCCAGCAGGACCCTTCACCTAATCACAACACACAAAGGGGGATCCTTCACCCAATCACAACACACCCAGCAGGACCCTTCACCTAATCACAACACACAAAGGGGGATCCTTCACCCAATCACAATACACCCAGCAGGCgagatcctttacccaatcacaacACAcccagcaggatcctttacccaatcacaacACACAAAGggggatcctttacccaatcacaacACACCCAGTAGGaccctttacccaatcacaacACACAAAggggatcctttacccaatcacaatacacccatcaggatccTTTACCTAATCACAACACACCCAGCAGGACCCTTCACCCAATCACAACACACAAAGGGGGATCCTTCACCCGATCACAACACACAAAGCAGGATCCTTCACCTAATCACAATACACCCAGCAGGCAGGATTCTTTACCCAATCACAACACAcccagcaggatcctttacccaatcacaacACAcccagcaggatcctttacccaatcacaacACACAAAGCAGGATCCTTCACCTAATTACATTGAAAAGTAATAAGAATTAGTAATCATTTACAGTGCAATAGAAACAGTCTTCTGTTGAAAAACTTACACATGGACAGAGGTACTTGATGGTGATAAGTCACAGAGAGGAAGTACAACTGGTTGTTACAAGAAATATTTCCCTTTGATAAACTCCTGacattgattttcaaaaaaaagtgCCTTTTACTTGATTGCTGTTTTCTAGTATTTCAGGAAAATCATTTCACACATTATTCAAGTGGGCTGAGATCAACTTCATCAAAATGTAACACTCACTAACTGCTTGTAATGATATCAATGGCAACCGATTATTTTAGCCAAGCCCCACAATGGCAGTTATCAGGATGCCTGTTTgtagacatttacataatattccacatatgtaaattatgttgctCTTGTGCTCATCTCAATGAGGATGCATTTACATactgacttcatttgaatatagtcaattagGCTGCCATACGTTATCACTCCCGTtgcaaccaatcagtttgatTGAGCGGATTTTTTCAAACCGATCAGTTCAAGAGTGTATGATTTTCAAATCTCATTAATTAGTTTTCATTGATAGCATTACATGTGCAAGCAGTTCAAAGAAAATCAAAGAGTGCGAGGtttaatgataaatatatagaattattttcaatattgggTTGCATGTACATTATTATGGAGATAGGAATTGTTTACATCCATggttacaatacatgtagtacaatacACAAGAAATATTAGTACTGTAGGTCCTTCTACCATGGAAGTATGCTTCTACCATGCAAATGGCTTAACTTTTGGATCTCCATAGCCCTCCATGGTTTAAACCATGGAAACTGAGTATACAACAATCATGACAATGTCATATAATTGCAATTAATTATATACTTACTGTTGGTATCGTAGCTGGAGCTTCATTTACTTCAGAAAACGATCCCTTGTTTGAGCAATGTTTCCAAAGTCAAGGAAAAATGTAAAGCTGGGTGGAGGGGGACGTGATAGCGTGGTTACCATGGAAGTTTGTGAACAGTGAATACTACACGACATTTTTGCACTATCATACTGCAGGAAAGCAATATCAGTATCACACACAAATGCGAACACacaaaatgtataattaatACTTCACAGCCCAAACGTGTCACAGTTTAGTGTCATATACTATATAGTCCTGATTGCAGACGGTACACGCGTTACGCTCAACACcaaaggaagggacgacttactccgtatgcaagcaggactaagtgCCATAGTGACCAcgatgaaaataataacaatccCCGATACCGAAAAAGGATATATTGCAAACGCTTCAATAACAGCGTTTTTCCGACACCGGTAGTACCAACAAGTAGACACATAATGTCACTCAGTTCATGTCTAACTCTTGATGACGGAAATAATTCACCACAAAtaatatacaatgaaataatCCGATAATCTCGTGGAATAACTCACTCCACACGGTACatgacagccattttgaatttgacCCCTTAAGCCAACGTAAAATCATACTATGACCTTTAACTTTCCTTCCTTAACTTTTCCACTGACAACAGCCAGATGTCGGCATTTGAAATTTAAGCACATGGAACTTAGGCTCAGTAAGTTTTGTTTAcgaaagcaaacaaacaaataaataaatactgacaaacgtcaacaatagagtaatcacaaatcagtatcaacaataatgaatatgTTTGGCAGCATCAAGAATTAGTAATTAGGAATATGTTTTGCTATATGCAATATATAGTCACAATTCCAAATTCAACGAGAGCATTTTCTTTCATGATGATGGAAGTtattgaaaggggggggggggttcatgcCCATTGTGTAGGAAAGCTGGGAAAGAGCATGTTatcaggaatccaataaaaagaagatggGAGAGAtacatgaagatgatttttttttaaactattttttttttttaaatcgaccaaCCAAACCATAATTGCTATGAAAAGGTAATGTGAAACacaaaaaatagggtcaccttGACCCCAAACAATATGTAGCAATCCCCAAGTATTATTTCAGATGTCTAAAGTTTGTAGATATGTGGGGGGAAACCACACATATGGTCATTTATATGACatggatttaaaaaaattaatcagTTAAAGGCATAAACctgtacaaaatattacttcatttcAACCCGCTGTTTTTAAATGTTATCATGTATATTGAGATAATTTGTTAATAAGAATGTGCTTCAGAGACAAATTTCAtcgaaaatcaaagttcttcaattatCTCCAAACTTTGTGATATAAAAAGTTGTTGCTGGTccttttgaaaatattcaagaaatttggggttcactgtcttgttttcaaggaaatcatcaatcttgTATTTCCCATGGAATCAAAATAATGCACCAGGAAAATAGAAAATCCTCTGGCCTCCCCCTGggagtaaaatctggacactccctaaaGACTGTGTACTAGCTCACTATTGTGCATATAGCCACTGGAAACAATactcaacaaaataaaaacgtcaccataaacaaaatattttattttccatgtacacataaaacTATACATGCAAGTACTGAATGAAAAAATGCATTTGACAACTGCGGCAAGGAAACATGATGGTTTGATTTCATCAACAAACCTAAAGTATGCCAATAATGGAATTGCACAAATTAAAGTACAAAgttgaatatttcaaagttacAGCATTTTGTCAAATACTTTGCAGCTACATGAAAAATTCACATGAAAGTTACATCTTCCCAAAATCTTCTTCATGTTGTAAATCGAAATCCATTATACCTTAAATCTTAATAATTGATAAGCACTCATTATTAGACACCTTCATTTTCTATCatttctagtctagttcctacacggtatcattatgatttataccttcactcacagtcaaAGTCATtgctctagaagtcctgaggtGCAATGTAAAATTCATCTGCAACCACCCACCCCACAGTCATTAAcaccatgtctttgttaatcaatcacaaaattctaaacaataacacagtccctcataaagttggtgtttattggggtagttatgtaatgtccaaatatggtatatttgtcagctcaggatgctacttatacactgtttatatcACTGTAGcagctggggttcactgattggatgaacacaTTTCTGTGCTGATCAAGGGACTTttaccagactgtggttagaaaccacagtttgCATCCAGACTATATAATTTCTTGCATGtctaattattttgtaatttattcatgtatatttcatctgCTGCTAAGTAAGTCTTCATTGAAGCCATATTCCTCACTCAGTGTGTTTAAGTCCTCACTAATGTGTTTAAGTTTattgaaggtcaaagtcaaagcaACACACAGACCATGCAGCTATCAAACTTTGGTACCAGTGTCTGAGTCTATACACAATTGTGTTATGTAATAGAAAAGACAGCAAAACTTCTGCATTTCAATAATGCATAAAATTTGAACTTACATCGCTGGTCACAATCTTGCAAGGTCAAAACTATGCCAGACATATTAATTCATGCACTATGATGAAATCTCTTGAAATTGAGCCATcatttacaatgagtaacactgaagtaaagcactttctctatgtgctagtactcgtttatagcattcatattacaactagtaacactgaagtaaagcacattCTATATGtactacactcgtttatagcattcatatcaagtgtaaaagtatactgtttcaattggtttatttacaagcccagcatgtggcttttctaatgtggtcatttagcaaatgaaacagtatacttttacacttgatatggatgctataaaacattctggtacatacagaaaatggtgttatgggttgtaagtTCTTATAGTAAGACACATTCTCTTTGGTAGATAGTACATGCGTAGGACTGGTGTAGGAAATATTTTGTAACTGAAATATCTTTGGTTGATCGTACAAGTACTTGGATGACTATCATGTcattcaatagggaacttgcaaacccgccatgttgaatgttgaatcatgggaaatgtgataataaatactaatcaatcagtattataaacaatattgatacattgtttgtaaccataaatgatcaattcatagtcaccctgaccattgtgggaggtttattttatcggtagctccagattaggtaatacgataacctcagataatcccatcaCCAAACACTTTTCTCATTATCTTATAAATTAAAGCTATGAAAATTCTACTTATGAAGAAGTATGAACAAACctttgaaaatgtaaattaaCAACCCTTATCAAAATCCATCGCTGAAGCATCAGCGATTGTAGT is a window of Glandiceps talaboti chromosome 5, keGlaTala1.1, whole genome shotgun sequence DNA encoding:
- the LOC144435625 gene encoding ADP-ribosylation factor-like protein 16, with product MCLLVGTTGVGKTLLLKRLQYCSNKGSFSEVNEAPATIPTVGTNLVNVNVGKKNEVTIRELGGCMGPIWHNYYKDCTLLMFMLDISNPCQVASSCVQLLTVLSHEQLQDVPVLVLLNKMDSPCAVNRVELDSLIRMKEIIACAKQTISVLEISARGGQGLHELVKWINSNHHQS